TGCCAGATGGAGGATCAGGAAGGGAAAGGCGCTGAGCTCCACCCAGTGGGCTGGCCGCCCAGTTCGGGTGCTGGGGGAGCCCACAAGCACAGACCACAGGCTCCGCGAGGACACTGCAGAGCCAGGGATGGGGCCGGGCAGGAGAACAGAGCTGGCCTCAGGGCTGCCCGCTCAGAGCTAACCTGCTCACACGCTCCCACTCTGAGTCCCCTTCCAGCCGCTGTGTCCCATGTGCACCGTCAGGAGGGCGGGGTCAGCCTCACCTTGAGGATCTCATTGGAGCCGAAGCCTGAGAGCATGAGGGTGTCCCGCTCCATGTCCAGGATGGCGCAGGCCACCAGCAGGTGCAGATGGGGGCCCGGAAGCCCCGTCCACAGCACCTGGGAGCGCCGGAGGGAGGGTCACAggccagcctctgcctgaggtcctacccaggcctgcccctgcccacctcccccagcctccacccacACCGgctgcccacctcccacagccGAAGAACATCCGGGAAGGGGAATTCCCTCTTGAACCAGATGAGCAGCCACCGgaagcagaagcagagagagccAGAGTCCTGGGAGTCTAGAGGAGGACAGCGGTGGAGGGTGGTGCTAAGCAAACAGCAAGCTCACAACCAGTGCCCGCCCCGTCCCAATTCACAGTGTGCCCGTCGGATGGCAACTAAGACCCGGCGATGAGACCCTGCACCAGGCGAGGTGGAAGGTAACTCCTGCCCCGCGTGGGAATGCCGTGTCAGCGGGAACCGTCCCCATCCTGCCTTCCAAACCCCGGCGAGGGGAGCCATCCCGTGCTTTCCACGCACACACGGAGGGACAGTGAGGCCCAAGAGGCGTGAGGAAATGTCAAGCAAACACGGGAACTGGTAGAACTTTCCCAGGAAGTAGCGACGGGGACAGACATTTCAAAAGCTGTAAAAATATCTACTGCCCGAGATACAATCTCACTTCCTCGAATTTTACCTAAAGAAATTATCCAGACTCTATTTGTCATGATGAAAAACTGCAAATGTCCAGGTCGGGTCAAATCTGTTCTTGTACATCATCTTAAATCATGAAGAGGGATAAAACGCTGTGCGATCAATACAagtggtggttctcaaccttcctaacgccgcgaccctttaagacagttcctcgtgttgtggtgacccccaaccataaattattttcgttgctacttcatcactgtaattttgctactgttatgaattgtcatgtaaatatctgatatgcaggatgtattttcattgttcgtgacccacaggttgagaaacgctggttAGAACATTTTTAATGGCCCTGCTGGGGTGGCTCACTTGATTGGATGTCATCCTGggcaccagaaggttgctggttcgagtcccagtcagggcacatgcctaggttgcaggctcaatccctggtagggggcttgcaggaggcagccaatcaaggttTTGCTTATACCAACGTTTCtagctctttccctctctctcccttcttctctctcttaaaaaagaaaaagtcaataagaaaatctttaaaagaaacttttttgttgttgtttttattccctatccgagtatatttttccattgatttttgagagtggaagggaggacgAGAGAcaggaaaacattgatgtgagagagacacatcaattggttgcctcccacactcaccccaaccagggctgaggatcaagcctgggCCCTCCCGGCTGGGGctaaaagaaactttttttaaagcctgcaacccgggcatgtgcccttgaccggaattgaacccaggacccttcagtctgcaggccgacgttctatcctctgagccaaaccggccagggcaactaAAAGAACCTTTAGAACCTTTTAATGACACAGGCAGCGAATGTGCAGGTGTCTCCAGAACTGGCATGAGCTTTCTAGGTCTTGGTTTCCGCTCCAAtctatctccctcccccacagtgAGCCTACACTTCACGGAAGAAATACCCGTAAGTAAGCTAACTTGTCATCTGCACCCAAAGAATCCTACTATCAACAGCAACTTCCGTTTTCTTCCTCTTATCTGAATTTCTGGCATTTTTTACACTGAACAAATTCCAAGACACATTTTAAGGCCAGAATGCAGCAGTCCCAGTGCCCGGAGTCCAGAGAACCAGTTTCCAACCCCGGGTTCCAGGCGGGTGGGAGTTCCCTCAGGAGCCGGGACAGATGGCGGCAGGCGGGGAGCGGCGCCTGGATGCGCAGGCGCACACCTGCATTTCGGGGTTTGCCCCAAGCCCCCGCCCTGCTTTCACCGGTAGGTTTTGGACTCTGGGTGGTGCCAGACGTTTCTCTTTTTAGGATCAGGACCAGATGTCCTGGACACCGTCTGGGGCTGCTCATTCCCAGAGGCTCTGTGACGACACCTTTGTCCctgctgcccccccgccccccgagacaCATacccaggaagtcacagagcggCGGGTCCAGCACCCggaggagcagcaggagctgCCCGAGCTGCCGCTTCATGGTCTCCTGACTCTCCTCGAAGTTCCCGTGCTGCGGGGGGAGGCACGGAGGCGTCGCACCCCATCCTGCCCAGGTGCCCGTCGCCCACCCCTGCTCCGAGCCTCACCACAAGCTCCATGAAGCCACAGAAACACCAGAAGGCGTCCACCTCGTTCTGAACGACGTAGAGGATCGGGGAGAGAAGGTCGCTCATGCCCTGGACGTAGCCTGTGGGGACAGGAGGTCAGGGCCCGGCCCAGGCCCGCAGCGCCCCCCCGGGCGGGGCTGCCCTGCCTGGGCGCCCACCGAGGTCGAAGTGGTACATGCAGTAGGTGAGGAGGATGTCGTTCAGCAGGCCCAGCCCCGGGTTCTCGGGACCCTCGTAGAACTTGTTGGTCCTGTCCGTGCGGCTCACGTCTCTCTCTGTGGGGACGGTGCAGGGTGCCAAGGTGAGAAAGTTGGGGGGGTCCCATCCCTGCTGGCCATTGgctgcagcccccctcccctctccccaggcagGTGTGGGCCAGCCCCCACCACCTGACACTGGAGGGAGGGCTGCTCCCCACGCCCCACATCCTCCAGCGCCGTGGTCACTAACCAGACAGACGGGGGCTGAGGCCCGGGGTACGGTCACTGGCCGGGATCCCACGGAGAAGATGGCGAGCGGGGCTTCAGCCCAAGGAGCCtggctctcctccctctcccctgcgtCGCCTCCGCCCCTCGGCCCCTGCTCACCCCATCCCCCTCGGACGCCCTCACCCCGCTCCCAGGAGGCGCGGctcccagcccccaacccaccGATGAGGCTGCGGTATCCGTGCAGCAGCGAGTTTCTCCGCTCCTGCTCGGGGCTCACCGACTTCCACTGCAGCTTCATCCGGAAATACTCGTCCCTGAGGGGCGAGGGGCGGCTTGAGGGCGcctgccacctcctcctgccacctcctccgCCTGCAAGGCCCCGCCCCAGAGCCCCTCCTGACCAGGCAGACCCCCTCCGGGTGTGGGGACCAGGCCGCACAGCAGGGGCACAGCATACACAAGGGGACGGGTGGCCCACAGTTCAGAAGCAAAGCAGTGACCATGGGACAGTGCGGCACCAGGACAAACGCAGCGGAGGGACAGGCCCAGCCCGGCCGCCGGTCTCCCCCCTGCACAGGTGCTGCCCAGCACGTGACAGGCTCAAACCCAACGTGCGCTGTGCCACGTGCTGGGTGCCGTGCCACGTGCCGGGCGCCCTGCTGGCCGCTGGGACGTGCGGATCAAAACCCGCCAATCAGCGGGGGGCAGGGCGCCGTGCCGGGCTCACTCACGTCTTCTTGCGCACGTGCGCCTTGTGCTCCTCGGCGGAGCCGTCCCAGCTGAGGTAGCCCAGGAGGAACTTCCAGGCCTCTCGCCTCAGGCTGGGGCTCAGACCCTGGGGGCGGAGCGGGCGGGAGCTCAGAGGGGGCCCCCAGGCCGCCggccggcccggcccagccccccaCCAGCCCAGCGCCTCACTCCTGAGAAGATCCGGGCTCTCAGCTCGGGGACCTGCTGCaggcggccctcggggcccacgTGGCGGGCCCACTCCTCCTCTGTGACCGGGGGCGCCCGCTCCACGGCCGGCCGGGGCCCCAGCTCCACCTGTGGGGACACCGCAGTGAGCCCTGATGTGGGGGACCCCACAGCCCTCCCCCGCCGCGTCCCGGCCACCTTCACGTCCCCTCAGCCCTTCTTAGTGCAGCAGACAGGTAATGTTCAGGGCGGGGCGGGAAGCAACTCCGTCCCTGGGTCAGGGACAAAGTCACCCCGAGTCTGGAAGGGCCCCCCAATAACTGCCAGCACCAGGAGCACAGGCTGTGAGCACCTTCCAGTCACTCACGCCACCCGATGAGGGTGGTGCCGTTATTGTGCCCCCTTCTCCGGGGAAATGCAGGCCCCGCCCGCGGTGGCAGCCCAAAGCAATGGGGTCCGCCCTGCTACTCACACAGGAAATGACCTCGAACCCAGGCTCGGGCTCGTCGTCGGGGACCGGGTGAAGGTCGCGGGAGGCCCCCTccgggtggggctgcagggctcccCGGAAGAAGTTGGTCACGCGGGAGAAGCTGTTGAAGGTGGTGGAGTAGGGGTCCTGGAGGAAGCGCTGGGGACAGACGGAGGGCTGGTCACACTCCGCCCCCCTTCTCGCCCACCACAGCCCCCCCTCTCCTGGCACAGCCGCTGGGCCGCTGCTGGGGACTCACGGACACCACGTTGGAGCTGTCCTGGTCGAAGAGCTGGAGGTGGTGGAAGGAGTTGGAGAGCGCGGAGGAGTCATGCGGGAAGACGAGGTAGAGGCGGGAGTCCTgcggggagctggagggggggggttggTGACGCACAGGTGGAGGCCCTGCAGTGTTCCCGCCTCCCTCCACTGGGGACTCCCTCCTCTCCGGCCTGAGACCACAGCTGGACCCCAGGGGTGGGCACGGCCCAGGGTGGATGagggcctcccccctccctggtCGGGGGACTGACCGCCCCCTCCCCGGTCGGCGCGAGGCAGCAGCCAGGGAAGCTGCTGGAATGTGAGGAGGGAGTTGCTTTCTGTCCGTCCATCCACCGGCTGCTACGCCAGGGCTGCTGGGCCCTGAGCGTGAGAAACTCCAGCATCCTGGGACCGGGCCTGCCTGACACCAAACTACCCTCTGATGTGGCGGTTACTTGTGCCAATCAGTTCCCTTTTCCTGCCTCTGAATCCGTTTGAGCTGCTCCTCTCCCAGCTGAGGGCCCTGCGGCCGGGGAGGGCAGAGCCTGGCACCAAGGGGCATGCTCACCTGGCCAACAGCAGGTAGCGGCTGAGGACGCGGAGCAGGGCGCGGGTGCCCCCGCGGTGGAAGTGCAGGGCGGGCAGGGAGCCCCCGGCCTGGGTCACCAGGACCAGGTAGGCCCAGCTGAGGCCTGGCTTGGACCGGCGGATGGACTTGAGCTCCCCCAGGCTCACCCAGAAGGCCCAGGAGTCCCGGGGGCAGCTGGGCTCCGCACCTGGGGGTGGCACCGTGTCGGGAGAGGTGTGGGGAGCCAGAGGGCACATGGCACCTGTCCTAAGAGCCCACAGGAGCCAGCCCCGGGCCCCACCCTCAGGGAGCTCTGGGTCACCTCACATTTCCATGGAAACACAAGTGAATAAAATGTGAACAGAGCCCCGCCCGGGGGACACGTGCCTGCTCCACATCGGCTCCCTGTGGCCCTCACTCTGCCCCTGCCCGTGTCGCCTCCGACCTCTCTTCACTCCAGACCCCACCCTGGAGCCACAACAAAGGGCCAGTGCCCACGCCAAGTGCCCCTCAGAGCCAGGCTCTGCACTGCCTCTTCCTGGAAGGGCTCCCCACCCCCGGAGGCATCAGGTGCCTCCCTGGTGCCCCTCCTGCAGCACTCAGACAGCCTGGACTCCCTGGGGATGCCCGCAGCCAACCACAGAGCCTGGCAGAATGAGCAAGGCTGCAAACCCTGGGGAcgctggccacccccacccactctcctgggactggaaggccggggtgggggagCCATCTTGACTGTGGGCAGTGAAGCCCATGGTGCCATGACACCACCTGCCCCCCAGGGGTACAGCTCAGCCTACCCCTCGTGGGTTCTGAGCGGCGGGGCCGTGGCTGCACAGTGCTGATGACAGCCCAGTCGGGTTCATAGCCGGGGTCAAAGGTTGGCTCGTCCTCCGAGGTGCAGGAGTCCCCTCCACTGGCATCCTtgggaaagaagggaaaagagagaggctGTGGATTCAGTTTCTGGGTCGGAGCCGTGAGGCTATCCTGGAAGGTAGCCCCGTTGAAcaaagagggaaactgaggcacaaagagggcACCAAGGACTGGGACTGGGCCAGGACTCCAGCCAAGTCTCCTGGTGGCTGTCATCAAAGCGTCGCCGCCTGTGAGCAGGTGGTCCAGCAGGCGGGCTCTGCCGGGGCTGCCGAGGTCTCAGTGCTGGGAGCAGGCAGTGCTCACCAAACCGCACTCAGATCCCCGCGGGCCCACCAGGACATGCCCACCAGCACGTGCCCACCAGGACATGCCCACCAGGACGTGCCCACCAGGACATGCCCACCAGCACGTGCCCACCAGGACGTGCCCACCAGGACATGCCCACCAGCACGTGCCCACCAGGACGTGCCCACCAGGACGTGCCCACCAGCACGTGCCCACCAGGACGtgcccaccagcacatgcccacCAGCACGTGCCCACCAGGACATGCCCACCAGGACAtgcccaccagcacatgcccacCAGGACGTGCCCACCAGCACGTGCCCACCAGGACATGCCCACCAGCACGTGCCCACCAGGACGGCTGCGACAAAGAAGAcactgcggggtgggggggggaggtgcggCAGCCGCAGTGGAAAAGTGCAGTTCTTCAAAGCGTGAAACGTGGAATCACCGTGCGGAATCACCGTGCGGAATCACCCAGCACCTCCACGCCTGGCATGAGCCCCAGAGAAACGAGCGTAAGTGCCCACGCGGGAACTCGGACAGTGTTCCTAAGAGCCAAGAAGGGAAACAACCCAGTGTCCGCCAGCTGAGGAATAATCAGCGTCAGAGCCACACGGAACATTACTCGGCAATAAAGAGGCGCAAAGCTCTGACCCACGCTGCAACGCGGACGGACCTCGAAAGCGCCCAAagcaaagaagccagacacacagGGCCGTGAACTGTGTGATTCCgtctatgaaatgtccagaacaggccgATCTGTGGGCAGAAAGGAGACTAGTGGtcgccaggagctgggagaggggagaagggagagcaaCTAGAGGGTTTCTTCGGGGCACGCATGGCGGAATGTTCTGGAATTGGACACTGGCTACGGCTGCAAAATCGTGCGAATACTAAAATCCACTGACTTATGCAATTCGAAAATCTTGTTTTACCATAAAATTGAGCTTGTGGTAAGTAAATTCTATCtcgataaaagaaaaaagtagccgGCTCACAGGTTATGAAAATAAGGTGAGGGGTGACGTGAGAATCACAGCAACATGAGAGGGTCCCCTGGTCTCCCCTGGAAGTCGCAGCAACAGGTTTCCTCACGAGGCTGAGCGGCTCCCCACCCGGTGAAGCATCCGAATGTGGGGAGTTGGAAGGaacggggaggggaggaagaggccaTGGATGTGGGTCTCAGGAGAGGGGGGATCAGGTTGCCCCCTGCACTCCCTGCAGCCCAAGGAGATACAGGTGTgttccctgctgctgctgcagctgagcccagtgaccagggaggagccagcacagAGGTGCAGCCGTAGTATTTTGGCAGCCACTACtgccaaacagaaaaacaaagccaCAAGCTGGCCGCCTCCCCGCCACGGGCCAGCAGCGGGCCCCAGAGGCTATAGCATTGAGTATCAGGCTACAGAGCACATTATCTGCAGCCCTGAACGCTGGGGAGGCAtgtggctgatgtggctcagttggttgggcatcgttctGGGCACTGacaggttgccagttcgattcccggtcagagcacatgccgcTGGGGAGGACCGCAGGCTTGATCACCtcgaggtgcaggaggcagccaatcaatgtctccctctcgtatctaaaaatcaatttttttttaaatcttaaaaaaaaaaaaaaaaaactggagagAAATAAGCATCTTTCCCTGAGCAGGAGGAGCACACTGTGGCTAATCCCAGTGATGGGTGGGGATACAGAGGTGAGGCAGCTGAGGTCAGGCAGTCGCCATTACTGGGAGAACAAAGCCACAAGCACACCAGCCGGCCTCTCCCCCGTCACTCCGCCCCCACCCATCACCGCTGTACTGCTGGCAGCGTCTGGCTGCAGCGGACAGCACTGGGATTTCATGGGTCTGGGGAACCCCACCGCCACATTCCCCCAAAGGGGTGGAGCCCTGAGATGGAGGCGACCTGTCAGAGGAGACGCCCCTTCtgagcaatcctgagaaaaaagagcaAAGCCGAAAAgtatcacactccctgacttcaaattataccacAAGGagacaataatcaaaacagtatggtattggcaggAAAACAGATACacaaaccaatggaacagaactgagatCCCTAAAACAAACCCCTatgtatatgggcaaataattttgacaaaggagccaaaacaCATCTAATGGAGAAAAGAAATCCTCTTTAATTAATAGCGCTGGGAAATTAGAAAGCCCTAAGCAAGAGAATGAAACTTGACCGTTgtcactatacacaaaaattaactcaaaatggatcaaagacctaaaaacTACATAtcccaggctcccttgcagcTATAGTGCCAAACACAAGATAGAGTCTACCAATCCGATACACTAAGATCTGGAAAGTGGAAATTAGGTGAGGGCAACTTCCTGCCACTTTGGCCTGTTTGGCTGATGAGCAAGGAGGAGACTCATCTGTCTTCATCTTCCTGCCCTCGGAGAGGCAACGGGGGCAGCGGTGGGGCCAGCTCAGTTTTCCAGGCCCAGTCACTAGCTTTGTGGCAGCGTTGACGACTGTGCCCTTGAACTCGACAGTGCCAATGACGTCCCATATGCACAGCCCTCATTCTGGCAGTGGTGGCGGCCCCCTCACAGGTGAGTGCTGTTCCTCCCGCCCT
This is a stretch of genomic DNA from Myotis daubentonii chromosome 15, mMyoDau2.1, whole genome shotgun sequence. It encodes these proteins:
- the TBC1D17 gene encoding TBC1 domain family member 17, translated to MEGAGYRVVFEKGGVYLHTSAKKHQDPDSLIAGVVRVVEKDNDVLLHWAPVEEAGDSTQILFSKKDASGGDSCTSEDEPTFDPGYEPDWAVISTVQPRPRRSEPTRGAEPSCPRDSWAFWVSLGELKSIRRSKPGLSWAYLVLVTQAGGSLPALHFHRGGTRALLRVLSRYLLLASSPQDSRLYLVFPHDSSALSNSFHHLQLFDQDSSNVVSRFLQDPYSTTFNSFSRVTNFFRGALQPHPEGASRDLHPVPDDEPEPGFEVISCVELGPRPAVERAPPVTEEEWARHVGPEGRLQQVPELRARIFSGGLSPSLRREAWKFLLGYLSWDGSAEEHKAHVRKKTDEYFRMKLQWKSVSPEQERRNSLLHGYRSLIERDVSRTDRTNKFYEGPENPGLGLLNDILLTYCMYHFDLGYVQGMSDLLSPILYVVQNEVDAFWCFCGFMELVHGNFEESQETMKRQLGQLLLLLRVLDPPLCDFLDSQDSGSLCFCFRWLLIWFKREFPFPDVLRLWEVLWTGLPGPHLHLLVACAILDMERDTLMLSGFGSNEILKHINELTMKLSVEDVLTRAEALYRQLAACTELPHNVQEVLGLVPPAAPHSPSPPASPLPLSPTRTPPAPPLPADAAAQPDSSLEILPEEEEEDGVGS